One Benincasa hispida cultivar B227 chromosome 5, ASM972705v1, whole genome shotgun sequence genomic window carries:
- the LOC120078530 gene encoding SEC1 family transport protein SLY1-like: MALNLRQKQTESIIRMLNLNQPVTPTGTANEEVYKILIYDSFCRNLLSPLIHVKDLRKHGVTLYFLVDKDRKPVHDVPAVYFLQPTKHNIDRIVADASRSLYDSFFLNFSSSVPRPLLEDLASEALKSDSIQRIAKVHDQYLEFVTLEDNLFSLAQKSSYVQLNDPSAGDREIEEIVEKIVGGLFCVLATLAVVPIIRCPRGGPAEMVAMALDQRLRDHLLSKNNLFSEGGGFMSSFQRPILCIFDRNFELSVGIQHDFRYRPLVHDVLGLKLNGLSVKSEKGGMNYELNSSDPFWLANGSLEFPEVAVEIETQLNKYKKDVDEVNRKTGGAAGAEFDGADMIGNTKHLMKAVNSLPELTERKQVIDKHTNIATVLLGEIKERSLDSYAKKESEIISRGGIDRSELLSVLRGKGTKMDKLRFAIMYLISSENINQSEVEAVEEVLRELEIDTSAFQYVKKIKSLNVSFASANSATRGNIVNWAEKLYGQSISAVTAGVKNLLSTDRQLALTRTVEALMEGKPNPEIDSYLVLDPRAQRSSAGTSSSHLRGPFKEAIVFMIGGGNYVEYASLQELSLRQQAPKHVVYGTTEILTGEEFVEQLMQLGQKMGLGSAAVSSK, translated from the exons ATGGCTCTCAATCTCCGCCAAAAGCAGACTG AAAGCATTATCCGTATGTTGAATCTGAACCAGCCGGTTACTCCAACGGGTACAGCCAACGAAGAGGTTTACAAGATATTGATCTACGACAGCTTCTGTCGAAACCTCCTTTCTCCTTTAATTCATGTCAAGGACTTGCGCAAACATGGCGTTACTCTTTATTTCCTTGTCGACAAGGACCGTAAGCCTGTCCATGATGTGCCTGCTGTTTACTTTCTTCAACCTACTAAGCATAATATCGATCGGATCGTTGCCGATGCCTCCCGTTCTTTGTATGATAGCTTCTTCCTCAACTTCTCATCCTCTGTCCCTCGCCCGCTGCTCGAGGATCTCGCATCTGAAGCGTTGAAATCGGATTCAATTCAACGGATTGCTAAGGTGCACGATCAGTATTTGGAATTTGTTACTCTAGAAGACAATTTGTTTTCGTTGGCTCAGAAATCTAGCTATGTGCAACTGAATGATCCTTCAGCGGGGGATCGTGAGATTGAAGAGATTGTGGAGAAGATTGTTGGTGGGTTGTTCTGTGTTTTGGCTACACTTGCTGTGGTGCCGATTATTAGGTGCCCACGAGGGGGTCCTGCTGAGATGGTTGCCATGGCGTTGGATCAAAGGTTGAGGGATCACCTGTTATCCAAAAACAACTTGTTCTCTGAAGGTGGGGGGTTTATGAGCTCCTTTCAGCGCCCGATTCTGTGTATATTTGATCGTAATTTTGAGTTATCTGTTGGAATACAGCATGATTTTAGATATAGACCTTTGGTGCATGATGTTCTTGGGCTTAAACTGAATGGGTTGAGTGTTAAGAGTGAAAAGGGTGGAATGAATTATGAGTTGAATAGTTCTGATCCATTTTGGTTAGCAAATGGATCCTTGGAGTTCCCTGAAGTTGCAGTTGAGATTGAGACACAGTTAAACAAATACAAGAAGGATGTTGATGAGGTTAATAGGAAAACTGGTGGAGCTGCTGGGGCTGAGTTTGATGGAGCAGATATGATAGGTAACACTAAGCATTTGATGAAAGCTGTGAACTCATTGCCTGAGCTGACTGAGAGGAAGCAAGTCATTGATAAGCACACAAATATTGCTACTGTGTTGCTTGGTGAGATTAAGGAAAGGTCCCTTGATTCATATGCGAAAAAGGAGAGTGAAATAATATCGAGAGGTGGCATTGATCGGAGTGAGCTTCTCAGTGTGCTTAGAGGTAAAGGCACGAAGATGGACAAGCTTCGGTTTGCTATCATGTATCTGATCTCTTCTGAGAACATTAATCAGTCTGAGGTTGAAGCAGTCGAAGAGGTCCTAAGGGAGTTGGAAATTGACACCAGTGCATTTCAATATGTAAAGAAGATAAAGTCATTGAACGTGTCGTTCGCATCTGCAAATTCTGCTACCAGAGGCAACATTGTCAATTGGGCTGAAAAGCTATATGGACAATCAATTAGTGCAGTGACTGCTGGTGTAAAGAATCTATTATCTACTGATAGGCAACTTGCATTAACAAGGACTGTGGAAGCTTTAATGGAGGGAAAACCAAATCCTGAGATTGATTCTTATCTCGTGCTTGATCCACGCGCTCAAAGGTCAAGCGCTGGAACGAGCAGCAGCCATTTAAGAGGACCGTTCAAGGAAGCGATCGTATTTATGATCGGCGGGGGTAATTACGTAGAGTATGCGAGTTTGCAGGAACTTTCCCTTCGTCAGCAGGCTCCCAAGCATGTTGTATATGGTACAACAGAAATTCTAACTGGAGAGGAGTTTGTAGAGCAGCTTATGCAGTTGGGGCAGAAAATGGGTTTGGGAAGTGCTGCTGTATCTTCCAAGTAA
- the LOC120077870 gene encoding protein LAZ1 isoform X2, with product MTYTPPTWATLAAAAFVILTLVLSLYLLFEHLSAYKNPEEQKFLIGVILMVPTYGVESFVSLVYPSISVYLEILRDCYESFAMYCFGRYLVACLGGEEGTIEFLEREGRSNTKTPLLEHSSEKGTIKHVFPMNLFLKPWKIGGWVYHVIKIGIVQYMMIKSLTSILAVVLENFGVYCEGDFNFQCGYPYMAVVLNFSQTWALYCLIQFYTVAKDELVHIKPLAKFLMFKSIVFLTWWQGVGIALLSAFDLFRSPVAQGLQFKSSVQDFIICIEMAVASVIHLYVFPAKPYELMGDRYPGSVSVLGDYASVDCPLDPDEVRDSERPTKLRLPQPDLEDQDSKMGMTIKESVRDVFVGGGGYVTWHNSLALNTTYIQTKTIYMYVRTYILSLMGK from the exons ATGACCTACACACCTCCAACATGGGCGACATTAGCTGCTGCTGCATTTGTTATTCTGACTCTTGTCCTTTCACTATATCTATTGTTCGAGCACCTTTCTGCATATAAGAATCCAGAG GAGCAAAAGTTTTTGATTGGTGTTATCCTAATGGTCCCAACTTATGGTGTAGAATCA TTTGTATCATTGGTGTACCCATCAATAAGTGTTTATCTTGAGATACTACGCGATTGCTATGAATCCTTCGCAATGTACTGCTTTGGACGATACCTGGTTGCTTGCTTGG GTGGGGAAGAAGGGACTATTGAATTTCTAGAGAGAGAAGGACGTTCAAATACTAAGACGCCTTTATTAGAACATAGCTCAGAAAAGGGAACCATCAAGCATGTTTTCCCTATGAACCTTTTCTTAAAGCCGTGGAAAATTGGTGGATGGGTTTACCATGTTATCAAAATTGGAATCGTCCAATAT ATGATGATAAAGTCCCTCACTTCTATTTTAGCAGTAGTTCTTGAGAACTTTGGTGTTTATTGTGAAGGGGACTTTAATTTCCAATGCGG GTATCCTTATATGGCAGTGGTTTTAAATTTCAGTCAGACATGGGCACTGTACTGCCTGATTCAGTTCTATACAGTTGCAAAGGATGAACTGGTACATATAAAGCCATTGGCCAAATTTTTGATGTTTAAATCGATAGTATTTTTGACTTGGTGGCAAGGTGTTGGAATTGCTCTCCTATCTGCCTTCGATTTGTTTAGGAGTCCCGTAGCCCAAGGGTTACAGTTTAAGTCAAGTGTCCAAGATTTCATCATTTGTATAGAG ATGGCCGTTGCTTCtgtgattcacttgtatgtatTTCCTGCAAAACCCTATGAACTCATGGGGGACCGTTATCCTGGAAGTGTTTCTGTTCTTGGTGATTATGCTTCTGTCGACTGTCCTTTGGATCCAGATGAAGTCAGGGATAGTGAGCGTCCTACAAAGTTACGCCTACCCCAGCCTGACCTTGAAGACCAAGATTCCAAGATGGGAATGACAATCAAAGAGAGTGTCCGAGATGTTTTTGTTGGTGGTGGAGGATAT GTAACTTGGCACAATAGTTTGGCATTGAATACTACATACATACAaacaaaaactatatatatgtaCGTGCGTACATATATACTGTCACTCatgggaaagtag
- the LOC120078001 gene encoding ubiquitin domain-containing protein DSK2a-like — protein MGADGDSCEHRVDGDGEEGGVSVAVNIRCSNGSKFSVTTSLDSTVGTFKSILAQNCDIPADQQRLIYKGRILKDDQTLVSYGLQADHTIHMVRGFAQTSSTPSAPASNVNSRSSDTAPGVTRGVGSNESGASGNAGLGASLFPGLGFNPLGGGAGGLPEFEQVQQQLTQNPNMMREIMNMPAIQNLMNNPDLMRTLIMSNPQMRDIIDRNPELAHILNDPGILRQTLEAARNPELMREMMRNTDRAMSNIESSPEGFNMLRRMYENLQEPFLNATTMAGNAGNDLSSNPFAALLANQGGAQARNESNNSSTTGSETTGNAAPNTNPLPNPWGGTQTTTTQPTPAGDARAPGIGGLGGAGRFGGAVPDAAQLNQFLQNPAISQMMQSLLSNPQYMNQILNLNPQLRSMVDMNPQLREMMQNPEFVRQLTNPEMMQQMLSIQQTLLSTLNRQPSSQDSAQTGAAAGVPSTAGLEMLMNLFGGLGAGGLATPNNPNVPPEELYATQLSQLQEMGFFDTQENIRALRATSGNVHAAVERLLGNLGQ, from the exons ATGGGTGCCGACGGTGATTCCTGCGAGCACCGGGTTGATGGCGATGGTGAAGAAGGAGGAGTTAGTGTTGCAGTTAACATTCGATGTTCTAATGGGTCGAAATTTTCGGTGACGACGAGTCTGGATTCCACGGTTGGGACATTCAAATCAATTCTTGCTCAGAATTGTGATATCCCAGCTGATCAGCAGCGCTTGATCTACAAGGGTCGCATCTTAAAGGACGATCAGACCTTAGTTAGTTATG GTTTACAGGCGGATCACACTATTCACATGGTTCGTGGTTTTGCCCAAACTTCATCAACTCCTTCTGCGCCTGCTTCTAATGTTAACAGTAGAAGTTCTGACACTGCTCCTGGCGTCACAAGAGGTGTTGGTTCTAACGAGAGTGGTGCTTCTGGAAATGCTGGCCTTGGTGCATCATTATTTCCTGGACTGGGTTTCAATCCTCTCGGTGGGGGTGCGGGTGGACTTCCTGAGTTTGAGCAAGTGCAACAACAGTTGACTCAGAATCCAAACATGATGAGGGAAATAATGAACATGCCTGCAATTCAGAACTTGATGAATAACCCTGACTTGATGCGAACCTTAATTATGAGCAATCCTCAGATGCGGGATATTATTGACAGGAACCCAGAGCTTGCTCATATACTCAATGATCCTGGTATCCTTCGACAGACATTAGAGGCTGCAAGGAATCCTGAACTCATGAGAGAGATGATGAGAAACACTGACAGAGCAATGAGTAACATTGAATCTTCTCCTGAGGGATTTAACATGCTGAGGCGGATGTATGAAAATCTTCAGGAGCCGTTTCTAAATGCAACAACAATGGCTGGAAATGCTGGAAATGATTTGAGTTCAAATCCATTTGCTGCTCTCTTGGCAAACCAAGGAGGTGCACAAGCGAGGAATGAGTCCAATAATTCTTCAACTACAGGATCAGAAACAACAGGAAATGCTGCTCCGAATACAAATCCACTTCCTAATCCCTGGG gAGGAACTCAAACCACAACCACACAGCCTACTCCAGCAGGTGATGCAAGGGCTCCTGGTATTGGGGGTTTAGGAGGGGCTGGTCGTTTTGGTGGTGCTGTGCCAGACGCGGCTCAGTTGAATCAGTTTCTGCAAAACCCAGCTATTTCACAGATGATGCAAAGCCTGCTCTCCAATCCTCAGTATATGAATCAA ATCCTCAATCTCAACCCACAGCTACGAAGTATGGTTGATATGAATCCTCAATTAAGAGAGATGATGCAAAATCCAGAGTTTGTTCGCCAACTAACTAATCCTGAGATGATGCAG CAAATGCTATCAATTCAGCAGACCCTCCTCTCTACCTTAAATCGACAGCCATCGTCTCA AGATTCTGCTCAAACAGGTGCTGCTGCAG GTGTTCCTAGCACTGCTGGATTGGAGATGTTAATGAACCTGTTTGGTGGTCTCGGTGCTGGTGGGTTGGCTACTCCGAACAATCCCAACG TGCCCCCAGAAGAACTATACGCAACTCAACTTTCACAGCTCCAAGAGATGGGTTTCTTTGACACTCAAGAAAATATCAGAGCTCTACGTGCTACCTCCGGGAACGTCCACGCTGCTGTTGAGCGACTGCTGGGAAATCTCGGGCAGTAA
- the LOC120077870 gene encoding protein LAZ1 isoform X1, translating into MTYTPPTWATLAAAAFVILTLVLSLYLLFEHLSAYKNPEEQKFLIGVILMVPTYGVESFVSLVYPSISVYLEILRDCYESFAMYCFGRYLVACLGGEEGTIEFLEREGRSNTKTPLLEHSSEKGTIKHVFPMNLFLKPWKIGGWVYHVIKIGIVQYMMIKSLTSILAVVLENFGVYCEGDFNFQCGYPYMAVVLNFSQTWALYCLIQFYTVAKDELVHIKPLAKFLMFKSIVFLTWWQGVGIALLSAFDLFRSPVAQGLQFKSSVQDFIICIEMAVASVIHLYVFPAKPYELMGDRYPGSVSVLGDYASVDCPLDPDEVRDSERPTKLRLPQPDLEDQDSKMGMTIKESVRDVFVGGGGYIVSDLKFTVNQAVEPVEKGITKFNEKLQKLSQNMKKRDKDKRRTKDDSCITSPTRKVIRGIDDPLLNGSFSDSGVVREKKNRRKSGYISAESGGESSSDHGFGKYQVGGRRWITKD; encoded by the exons ATGACCTACACACCTCCAACATGGGCGACATTAGCTGCTGCTGCATTTGTTATTCTGACTCTTGTCCTTTCACTATATCTATTGTTCGAGCACCTTTCTGCATATAAGAATCCAGAG GAGCAAAAGTTTTTGATTGGTGTTATCCTAATGGTCCCAACTTATGGTGTAGAATCA TTTGTATCATTGGTGTACCCATCAATAAGTGTTTATCTTGAGATACTACGCGATTGCTATGAATCCTTCGCAATGTACTGCTTTGGACGATACCTGGTTGCTTGCTTGG GTGGGGAAGAAGGGACTATTGAATTTCTAGAGAGAGAAGGACGTTCAAATACTAAGACGCCTTTATTAGAACATAGCTCAGAAAAGGGAACCATCAAGCATGTTTTCCCTATGAACCTTTTCTTAAAGCCGTGGAAAATTGGTGGATGGGTTTACCATGTTATCAAAATTGGAATCGTCCAATAT ATGATGATAAAGTCCCTCACTTCTATTTTAGCAGTAGTTCTTGAGAACTTTGGTGTTTATTGTGAAGGGGACTTTAATTTCCAATGCGG GTATCCTTATATGGCAGTGGTTTTAAATTTCAGTCAGACATGGGCACTGTACTGCCTGATTCAGTTCTATACAGTTGCAAAGGATGAACTGGTACATATAAAGCCATTGGCCAAATTTTTGATGTTTAAATCGATAGTATTTTTGACTTGGTGGCAAGGTGTTGGAATTGCTCTCCTATCTGCCTTCGATTTGTTTAGGAGTCCCGTAGCCCAAGGGTTACAGTTTAAGTCAAGTGTCCAAGATTTCATCATTTGTATAGAG ATGGCCGTTGCTTCtgtgattcacttgtatgtatTTCCTGCAAAACCCTATGAACTCATGGGGGACCGTTATCCTGGAAGTGTTTCTGTTCTTGGTGATTATGCTTCTGTCGACTGTCCTTTGGATCCAGATGAAGTCAGGGATAGTGAGCGTCCTACAAAGTTACGCCTACCCCAGCCTGACCTTGAAGACCAAGATTCCAAGATGGGAATGACAATCAAAGAGAGTGTCCGAGATGTTTTTGTTGGTGGTGGAGGATAT ATTGTGAGTGACCTGAAATTCACAGTAAACCAAGCAGTTGAACCTGTGGAAAAAGGAATAACAAAGTTCAATGAAAAACTCCAGAAGCTCTCCCAAAACATGAAGAAACGTGACAAGGATAAAAGAAGAACCAAGGATGACAGTTGTATTACGTCGCCCACACGAAAAGTCATTCGAGGAATAGATGACCCCCTTCTGAATGGGAGCTTTAGTGATAGCGGGGTCGTAAGGGAAAAGAAGAACCGTCGTAAATCAGGTTATATAAGTGCAGAAAGTGGTGGAGAAAGCAGCAGTGATCACGGTTTTGGCAAGTACCAAGTCGGGGGCCGCCGGTGGATCACTAAAGACTAG